Proteins from a genomic interval of Capsicum annuum cultivar UCD-10X-F1 chromosome 4, UCD10Xv1.1, whole genome shotgun sequence:
- the LOC107868077 gene encoding ethylene-responsive transcription factor ERF014, which produces MVKTEQKSLAEPSKTSMSLSSSSSTSSSNNYNMKMKKNKYKGVRMRSWGSWVSEIRAPNQKTRIWLGSYSTPEAAARAYDAALLCLKGPSASHNLNFPFDSSFYHHIDHTSTTLSPKAIQRVAAAAAATAEGGGNQNIGSVSLFDDTNLILSSPSPPLSSKSTSSSSPLSHADQFDDFCLLQNYSTAATTATFDQEITAVSMIEQWYNFDSPKYSDMLDGTVFFDPPSMEDIYYEEGSADIPLWSFC; this is translated from the coding sequence ATGGTGAAGACAGAGCAAAAGAGCTTAGCAGAGCCAAGCAAGACATCAATGTCATTGTCATCATCTTCTTCAACTTCAAGTAGCAATAACTACAacatgaagatgaagaagaataagTACAAGGGAGTGAGAATGAGAAGCTGGGGTTCATGGGTTTCAGAAATAAGAGCGCCCAATCAGAAAACAAGAATCTGGTTAGGCTCTTATTCAACCCCTGAAGCTGCTGCTAGAGCTTATGATGCTGCCCTTTTATGCCTTAAAGGCCCCTCTGCTTCTCACAATCTCAACTTCCCATTTGACTCCTCTTTCTATCACCACATTGATCACACTTCCACAACTCTATCCCCTAAAGCCATCCAAAGGGTGGCCGCAGCTGCTGCAGCCACTGCAGAAGGTGGCGGAAATCAAAATATAGGGTCAGTGTCATTGTTTGATGACACTAACCTTATTTTATCATCGCCATCTCCACCACTCTCCTCTAAgtcaacttcttcttcttcgcCGTTAAGTCACGCGGATCagtttgatgatttttgtttattACAAAATTATTCTACTGCTGCTACTACTGCTACTTTTGATCAAGAGATAACAGCTGTGTCAATGATTGAGCAGTGGTACAACTTTGATTCACCAAAGTACAGTGACATGCTAGACGGTACAGTTTTCTTTGATCCGCCTTCAATGGAGGACATTTATTATGAAGAAGGATCTGCAGATATCCCTTTATGGAGTTTTTGCTGA